GAcagagacaaatcattttttgatCCCGCTTGAGCTGTACCACGAATCTCACttgtgatgtttgtcaatttaaaagatagtTTTCCAAGTCGATAAagtctcagttttttttatcaataaagCAACATAtcatctagttttgtgttaaactgcTCAGTGAACTTGTCTCGCCCAACCAACGTCACCAACACTAACATACTCGCCAACTCAGCAAAGTAAAGGAACTAAAAATCTCAGCCGAAACATCGTCACAAACACaactgttggctgtgtagtctttataattaTGTATGTTCACAGTCGTATATTTCATTGGTTTTATGACAAACTTGACTGACATTCATGactaaaataatataatttacactcatgacacaattcaaaggAGATAAAAAAGTGACTTGTCTCTCCACATTCACTCCATAAAaagttttttctgaaataatgtCTCACAGGGCAAACTGGAGGAGGCTTGACTCtctatcatattatattataggAATATATTATCTATTGGCGCATTAAACCTTTTCTCACATGCACTGGTCAAAAATGAGGTCACATTGTTAAAAACTCTTTGCAGGGTAAGTGAAACAGAAATCTGTCAGGACCAAAATGTGAATCATCTGTCATTGCTTTaaccaaaaacatttcaataaccACATcttcataaaaaagaaaagaaaggtggTTTGATAATCATCTGAATGTTAAGAAAAATGTCAATGGATTTGcgctgaaaagaaaaataatccaaATAAATGGATTAATAGAATATACACCAAAGCAGGTCAGCACTGTGGTAGAGCTCCTGTAGCTGAGTGTTCTGTTAGTGCTGACATATTTATTAATGAACCGTCCGTCTGTTGACTCACagcagaagatttttttttcacatgaggCATTTAAAGGCACAGAAACTGCTCTGTTGTTTTGAGTTTGAGGGAAACTCGATGAAGGTGGAAAAAACCTTATAGGGGCGGTCCAACTGGTCCAAGACATGCTGATACAGGaccactgcaacacacacaaatgcgcgcgcacacaaacacacacacacacacacgcacacacacacccacacacacacacacacacacacacacacctacacacacacacacacacacacacacacacacagatgtattCATACGTTATGGCAGTTATGATGGTAACCATGACAAAAATTAATTGGCACCTGATACACCTGGACAACATGTTGTGAATAAATGATTTACTCCGATAATACTACAGTGTTAAGATTTGATTTTAATCAAAAAGCATTTAATTTCATGCTTTTACAATCTGACTTTGGTTGAAACTTGAATGAGTGACTGACTTCAGgtctttacagtttttattgattgctttgatgcagcagtcaactcaaactccacattttcaaaaaaagttaacacacaggctgaaacagtggcactcatggtcaaaatgactcattttgtttgcaaaaggctctaaccgtgccaaaaacatttaaaatatgcaacaaaagctaattttgccttcaaacaacacaacttccaaacaagtgtatgagctcttccaatcaaccattacacagtggacaacaaaatacaaaatacagcactcagtgcgaatcggtgcaccattgcttgtcattgtggcctattactctatgtagctttcatgccagtgccatttgttgtcaaatttgccttcttgcaaagaattgaatccagaatcagaaattctttgatgcattttttgattccattgattctatttttcgaactgtggctgaaaactgaaatactgtaaatattgcacaaaatataaaaaaaaaagaaagctggtagtctcatagttcacaaaacatttctgcagcttcacagcaagctttttcctgaacaactgacctgttttaaaacatagaaaagaagttaaagatatacaatattacagtaaagtataacaatctattactgtagagtataagaaatagccactattgatactcagtctcttctgtcttgacaatggggccacatggcctcatccacatcacattcattatcctctcttgcaatgaaccaagggaaaaatcttcttgcatgccatccaaccttgacattcctctgcacctatttctcactctcatctgccttagacctcttcaatccatgttggcaaagaacaacacagccgctgcactttttaaggcctgcagactgattgctcattgaagatttgtgtttaggagtgtcaaacaggtgctttagtgatttcatactgatgtaggtagtttctaatagttaggaacagatggtttctgtttggttaccatagctaaaacaatggagtttggactgcttgaatgacatctgtgttaactgttctgcaaaagggtggggaaaatgtgtcaattcaatgagaaatggttaacacatttgcaagaggtgtcttgtgctctgctgagacagtgatgatgaaaaccaagtggatcccagtttgtttaaacaggtcaaagcaatcaataaaaactgtaagaTGCATTAAAGCAGCTATAAACAACATCTTTATATTAAAGCAACCTTACcaatgtaactttttttaaccttaaaataaaaacttcaaACTTCTGATGGTACATTGTCTTTTAATCTATCACTTGTTTcggcactatgtaacttcagtgggagggtaggatcacagcgtcaCATAcattgtttacttcaacatacaagttttgaCTTGTGATGACTTACGTTTGTAGTTAGCCCatacattatgtctgacaaattgttccagacctgggatttgtatttacaactgTGACATTGCacaactgtggggggcgccaaatcataaaaaaaaaaaaattctacataatgttgctttaaaggacCAATTTGTAAGAACATCTGAtatttgagtctcattcccaacctGTCAAAAACTGATGCTTAGATCATAGGACGGGCCGGCCACCATCCCAAAGCATCGATTAAATTTGGAGTGATAcctcaaaatcaatttattttacaGATAGGACCTTTAAACGAAAAAATATCAGGTATAAtagtaaaacactgacagggaacATTTACTGCACCatgagtacttttactgaaataacttaaattacaTTGTGCTAATAATACTTATTTTCGACTTGCAAATCAATGACTTCATCCCGTTTCTAAATCTGTCTTCAGCAAACACCTGtaatatatttgggttttttACCACCCAGACTGACATTCAAATCCTGTGGTTTCATAAAATGACTGATTGAACCTtcagacagctgtgtgtgtgtgtgtgtgtgtgtgtgtgtgtgttttgccaccATGCTCTCCATTGATGAGGCATGTGGCAGTAAACAGTTGGCACACTTTCAGTACTCCTCCTCGTGTTGTGTCATCAACAGTTTGATGAAAACTATCTGATCTTGATACAACTGATAGTCAGTcagcacactttaatgtgtgtgtgtttgtttagtattcgtgtttaatgtgtgtgtgcatgtgtgtgaccaCCATCTTGTTTCTCTGTTGATATATTTGAAACTTTTTACTAATTTGATTGTGTTTATCTTAAACTTCAAACATGGTGCATTCAAAGGCACTCTAAAAGGTGCGATTTGGCAGTTGCATTGATGAGTTCTGTTGTATGACAATAAATGAAGCAAACTAAACTCTCACACACTTTGTCAAAACTTATGGGAAATGTTTTAAGATCCCTTGGACTAAAAAGGTTTGTGTTCATTAAATCGACCTGTGGGTCTGACATGATGACGTTAAAtgcaacaacatttttaaagaacatttaaacAGAAGTCAAATTTCCATCTGAATTAGCTCAAAGTACAAATACATTTCTAGATGCTGGTCTAAAGCAAATCTGGATGATGAAGGCTTGTTGAGTGGGTGTGAGATAGCCTCTCAGTAGATCAGAAGccatgttgatgatgatgatgatgatggcaaaAATAATACTGAATCATATAAACTCCattttcatgaaaaaataaGCCAATAATCCCATTTGGAAAGTAGCTGCAGCTTAAAAAGCACAAACTGCTGTGTGTTGAAACAATATAGTTCCAAACCTTATAAACTTTCTActtaaaatcttttttatctGAACGCACAATCTATGGTGTGAGGGAATCATGAAACTCTTCAGCTTTGAAACGTAATTAAGtgtaaatgtcattttaatgtttggTTAAAACGAATAAAAGTGTGTTTGGTTGTTGCGAGGTGGTGCCAAACGGTGGTCACAGATGGAGGTTCCGTTTCAGAAGATGATACGATGCTGCCGCCGTGTGGCTGAAACATTAAACAACAGTTGACAGCAGCAATCTTGGATCATAAAAATCCAAGATTTACTGATGAATCAAACAATATGTCCATGTCAAAAGTAGTAACAAATAAAtaccaaataaaatacaaatgaaaatatattgCAAACCCATCAAAGACAACAAGCAGAACAGTGTTAGATAATTATCATTTTACAGTTCCTTTATTTCTCAATCATTTCTTCAAATCTCTAAATTAAGGCTaattaaagtgaaaataaataaacacaaagttaGTTTTTTTCAGGCCACTCAATAATCTGTATTGTTCATTAACTTGAAATAAGTGctcatttaaaagttttaaatcCAAGTAAGTCTTTACAAACCCCAATTCTACTGAAGTTGAGAcattgtgtaaaacataaataaaacagaataaaatgattTGCAAATACTTTTCAACTTATATTCAGTTGAATTTCActacaaaaacaagatattcaatattcaaactgacacactttgttttttggcaaatattcactcattttgaatttgatgcctgcaacacATTCCAAAAAAGCTGGAACAGCGGCAACAAAAGAATGGGAAAGTTTAGGAATGCTCCAAAAaaacctgtttggaacattgtTGACTAgttgttcacaaagtggtgaaccttgCTTGTGAACGACTGAGCCTTTTGGAGATGCTCCTTTTATACCCAATCATGGCACTCACCTGTTTCCAAttaacctgttcacctgtgcaGTCTTTTAAGAATGTTTCTCAACGTAAATTTGCAAGGAATTTACAGATTTTATCATCTCCATTATTATTAAAAGATTCAGAGAATCTGGAGAAATCTGTGCACATAAATGGTAAGGGTTaggtttgaacattaaatatcttatCTTTGTAGTGTATTCAGTTGAATCCAAgttgaaaaggatttgcaaatcattgtattgtgtttatttacGTTTTACACAACATCCCAACGTCATTGGAATTggagtttgtattattttttttgtttttattcttcatATAAAATTAAATCACATATGTAAACAGATGGCTGCATTTTAATCTAATATTCACCTGACCTGGTTCCATCAGTTTAGCACGTTTATGTTAAAAGTATACTGACTGATTATTCTGTATAATTAGAGCCAAATCACATTCTACCTTCCAGAGCTTCCTTGCAAACTATGATTTATCTTCAGATCTGTAAACTGAATTATGACTATGAAAATCGGTTCTCCACACACTGTGTTCTTGCATCATCGACTTTATtccttcagtttgtttgttgggTTGATTGAAAATTGAACCAGCAGATCAGAACTCAAAGATaaatattctgattctgacaagttaaacatggacatgaacacCATGGTTTCCTGGACTGCTCCTTTCAAGTAAAATATGTCGAGTCAGTTTGATATTCAGAGCAAAAGAGACCAGACTCAGTTCacatttcttttaattaaaaaaatcaaacaacacTTATGAAAGTTATAATTTGCAAAATCTAACAAATATTTCTAGGCAGTCACTTTTATAagtaatcaaaataaaacatttaactgcAGAGACACCAAAACATCACCAAGTCAATATTAggtgaaaagaggaaaaaaattaaaaagcataTAATCACTTTACagtagaagaaaaacaaagtctgtATGCAAAACGATCAAACTTTTAACTGAGAATCGACAGTTTGCTGACAAACTGTCTTCTGACCTTTTATCAATCTGATCAGCTGAACAAATCTGTTGTTTACTTTTACAGAAACTGTATTAACGTTCgtaatttttgtattttgttgaaaaaatagatgaaaatatttcaatatttgcAGTGAAGATGACCAGATCTGATCAGATCGGAGCATCACCCactaaacaggaagtggaacctcctttaaacacaacacactgtttATTTACAGAAACAAACTGTCGATTATTAAAACCTCTTGTTCTTTGTCTTCATCAGAGTCAGATGGTCCAGGAGAggtttagcctagcttagcacagagACTGCTAGCACATTGGCTCCACCTTCCAACTGCTCCAACTGTCTGATTGGTATTTTTGGAAAAAGGAGGCGTTGGGGTTTTGGCGGCGCTAGTGATGTGAAACGAGGATTGCCTAAAATGccggactgctcctttaaagtgtGGGTTTATTTTAAGGAAGGCAGGGACCTCAGAGATTTTTCTCCGATTGGCTGTTGTCTCAGAGAGGTTTGGGGAGGCTGGACACCTCCTCCACACACTCGTCGTAGGCCTCCTGATAGTCCTGATGAGGTTTGATCAGGATCACGCAGGTCGGCCTCTTAGAGCCTGCAGACGAACCCAGATCCTGGAAACAGACGAAGAAATTGCTTTCAGTTGACTGGGACGAAAACATCAgctaaataaatattttataaacAAGATTAAAAGTCACTGTTGCCACTCTCAGAGTCACAAGACAATGAACAATATCAAAATTGTTCAACGATGGAAAGTGTACAGAAATCCACCAAGAAACCAGAGAAAAAACGCTCCTTTGAATTTAGGACTTCCCTtacaatcatgtttttaagttttcctcCGTATCAAAGTGATgcagtgatagttgtctgtgCATTTGTACATTGCAAACAGAAACCACTAATAGCCGATTCGGCATGTTTTAATGGTGCCAATttgaataaatgtaaacatatacaggaaaacagaagagaaaattGCGTTAATATCAGCAGTTTTCACTTTACATCATTATTGTATTCATGTTGCATTATTAAAACTGACTAATGTCTAACCAACATGGTTCTTATATTCCTGGATCACTCACACTCTCCTCTATTCACCTAGACACTGATATCAACTCGATAATATACAGACTCAAGATGATTTTAATTTGCAGACTCACCACTTTGGAGGGGATGTAGGCGTATGGCAGGTTTCGGTCCTCGCACATGACCGGAAGGTGACAGTACACATCGATGGGCAGCGTGTCACCAGCCAACACCACAattctgcagagagaaagatCAATAAATACACAAGACACAGATTCAATCTATGTTGTTAAAGGTTTGTCTACACCAAGAGTGGCAGGTGGTCTGAATCTGAAATAGCCTTCTCCTCAGATATGACCCAACTCTGATTAAATCTAGAGTATGTGGTCAAGTGACGCGATGGCCCTTTACAGCGAAAAGTGGAAAAACATGGCTGACTTACCCTTTCTCTCCTTTGTTGATAAACTTCTGCACCTCTTTCACGCCTCGGCGGATGTTCTTCACTTTGGCAGCTGGAATGACAGAAAGGACCATGAATACACTGTTCCAGACTTCAATCAAACATCGGTCAGTTTTAGTAAACACTACCATTTCTATTCACCCGAAATTTCTGCCACAAAATTATTCCAATCTTGCTCACACAACTTCGTGGCACATtaacataataaaaaacatggctgtttttgtctctggttgcagcctggaggaggaggggacatTAGTCACCCCAATGAAGTAAATGGCTTATCAAtgattataataacaataatcaacAATCAGTTTCGATTAATAGATGAATCCCGAATTAATCACAAGAGTTCGACCATTCGTAAAAGATCTCATttgatgacctttgacctctgtcatCCCTGCTAAAATGTTAGTTCCGCATTCTTTTAACAAAAGACGAAAGAGGGAGTGAACTGAATTAAATCTTAACAGCACACACAAATCTGACTGATGAAAAAGGACACAGGATCATTTCTAAGTACGTCTCTGCTGCCAGCACGAGGCAGGAACCGGAACAAACAATCCATTCAAACATTTCCTGACAACACGAGACGCTTCTTCCACGAGGAAAACGACCCCAAAGTTTTAGGGACCTGTTCCCGAATTATTCAGAAGAATGTAAAGAATTGTGCGATATCTCATTTCTCGACATAATACGTGAGTAAGCTATGCTGACAcacaaaatatcagaaaaatcattacattttcaatTGAGTTTGGTAATCTCGAACTAAAACCAGAGGGAAGGGGCAGAGATCACCGCATGTCAGCAGCCCAGTTAAACTCCCTGCTGTATATTCTGTATTTCTTACCTTTCTTGACGCATTTGTAGAGTTTCTTGCTGAGTTTTTTGGAGGCCAGCGGCTGAGAGATCGGATTCACGTTAGCGATCAGCTCCTGGTAAGTCTTCTCGTTCCCGTCGGCAGCTGCGGCTTCCTCCCCGTCCGCAGCGACCTTCTCTTTCTTCACCTTCGTCATTTCTGATCAATATTAATAATCAGTACGCGTTCAGTTGTTTCTGATTAATTCCTGTTAGGTCGGTCACAACACGCACTCTGCAAAAAAAACGGAACCACACGTGTTTGAGTCTCTTCTTCATCCGTTTGTCTGAAGAAAGAACAACAGCGCCTTCAGCGGGCCGGAGGGGAACAACGACCTGACTTTTCAAGATAAAGGGCCAAGCAGGTTTTCATTCATCAGATtccttttcccctctttttaCCATTTGTTTTCcgtttattaatttttttctgtgttttataatTCGTTCCCAACTCAAATTTATTTTCGAAACGCATAATATGCATAATCTATGAAGGCTATATTGATTGATAAACTGATTGATTGGTTTcactttttaatatttttctgaattttgtgtttttctatgtaTCGTCTGTCAGCCCCATGCAGACTTTATATTCTACAGCTCTAATTCTATTAAGAAGAAACCTTTTTTTATATAGTAAACCCATAATGAAAACCATTTGTATGGAtcataatatctgacctttcaacctgtttttttttttcaatgaagaaTCCCATAATGATTTTTCTTTAAAGGTCCTGTTTGTAAGAAacgatttttgagtctctctcgtcaaataatgacactttgggattgtaggacgAGTCGGCTGCCATCCCAAAGTATCAGTTTTTGAGAGCTGGGGTGAGactcaaaaacaaatgttttctcacAAAAAGGTCCtttacataaaaacagaaaatgagagTTTACCTCTGTTACATTTTGATTTACAGGTGTAGTATTTGCATATTTTCAGATCTTGCGATTTTgggatgaaataaaataatcatattCCTTTCCCTTAAAATCTTTAAAGCCAAACATTACACTGCTGAGCATGGAGGAAATTTGCGtgaatacaaaatacatttttgacataAGATTACTACTTATTGTTTcctggattaaaaaaataaacagttttgaAGTTCTCAAGATGCTGaaagaaacatacacacaaagaacGTTTTAGAACATCTACATTTTCTGTAGGCAAACTCCATTTGCTGAGGAAGATCACGTCATATGACCAAAAGCCCCCGATCAGATACTAAATCATTTCTGAGGTGAGATTGTAAAGACATAAAAACTTTCTTCATTTCCTTCTGTTCTGAGCGTTTCTTctcatgtttcctctctttttaattttcttctttacTAGGAATGACTCGGTAAATACAGTGGTTTTTAGTCAGTATTTTATTGAATTACATAAATTggaaaaatgataaattaaGGACTTAATATGTGCAGAAAAATTAAGGAGTACAATGTGTTgtaacaacaaaacataaagaATACTTTCAATTAAATACAACGAAAAGtatacaaacaaacatgtttgctagaaaatttaataaaaacacaagaattacAAAAAGTGTAAGTTAA
This genomic window from Sparus aurata chromosome 13, fSpaAur1.1, whole genome shotgun sequence contains:
- the nhp2 gene encoding H/ACA ribonucleoprotein complex subunit 2-like protein, whose protein sequence is MTKVKKEKVAADGEEAAAADGNEKTYQELIANVNPISQPLASKKLSKKLYKCVKKAAKVKNIRRGVKEVQKFINKGEKGIVVLAGDTLPIDVYCHLPVMCEDRNLPYAYIPSKVDLGSSAGSKRPTCVILIKPHQDYQEAYDECVEEVSSLPKPL